The Cellulophaga sp. L1A9 genome window below encodes:
- a CDS encoding outer membrane protein: MKNSIILFSAFLISVVSYGQLQVSASTGYAVPSAGMKLGTTMTETETENSYGSFGEGVNVQLRGTYFFKNSLGIDVSLGYLNGTDQDISVVNTSTEERDAIARARAFGAAVSLAYKFNDNVYGRLGALLKVAGKTEAVVYSKSTFSDAQAAGLGLPSGSYSETNYKEDFHGHFPLGLVAALGYNYDINSNFSIFAEAEYYGISLKRKDSEITEFNTDIVTPDGNVAVAGFNSLDNLPDGFNKTTTFVDTLSDDETDETKVLSQKVPYSSFGINFGITYKFKPSNKE; the protein is encoded by the coding sequence ATGAAAAATTCAATTATTTTATTTTCAGCTTTTTTAATAAGCGTTGTGTCTTATGGGCAATTACAAGTGTCAGCGAGTACGGGGTATGCAGTACCTAGTGCCGGCATGAAATTGGGAACAACAATGACGGAAACCGAAACGGAAAACTCTTATGGTAGTTTTGGGGAAGGTGTCAATGTACAATTGAGAGGTACTTATTTTTTTAAGAACTCATTAGGTATAGATGTAAGCCTTGGATATCTTAATGGGACAGACCAAGATATATCTGTTGTAAATACATCTACTGAAGAAAGAGATGCTATTGCTAGAGCACGTGCTTTTGGAGCAGCAGTTTCTTTAGCGTATAAATTTAACGATAATGTATATGGCCGTCTTGGGGCTTTATTAAAAGTAGCAGGAAAAACAGAAGCTGTGGTTTATAGTAAATCTACTTTTTCAGATGCGCAAGCCGCTGGATTAGGCTTACCTTCTGGATCATATTCTGAAACTAATTACAAAGAAGATTTTCACGGACATTTTCCTTTAGGATTAGTTGCAGCCCTTGGGTACAACTATGATATAAATTCTAATTTCAGCATTTTTGCTGAAGCAGAATATTACGGAATTAGCTTAAAACGTAAGGATTCTGAAATTACAGAATTTAATACTGATATTGTTACACCTGATGGTAACGTAGCGGTTGCAGGTTTTAATTCTTTAGATAACTTGCCTGATGGTTTTAATAAAACTACAACATTTGTAGACACTTTATCTGATGATGAAACTGATGAAACAAAAGTATTATCGCAAAAAGTCCCTTACTCTTCTTTCGGTATTAACTTTGGTATCACGTACAAATTCAAGCCTTCTAATAAAGAATAA
- a CDS encoding adenylosuccinate synthetase — MHYLFQIPFGTQNPDDNNPIDLSSPFDVIMYIVMPILMLIFYILWRRNKKKDGN; from the coding sequence ATGCACTATTTATTTCAAATTCCTTTTGGTACCCAAAATCCGGATGACAATAATCCTATTGATCTTTCAAGTCCGTTTGATGTCATTATGTATATTGTTATGCCTATACTAATGCTTATCTTTTATATTCTGTGGAGACGAAATAAGAAGAAGGATGGGAATTAA